The proteins below come from a single Molothrus aeneus isolate 106 chromosome 21, BPBGC_Maene_1.0, whole genome shotgun sequence genomic window:
- the KCNAB2 gene encoding voltage-gated potassium channel subunit beta-2 isoform X3, with amino-acid sequence MYPESTTDSPARLSLRQTGSPGMIYRNLGKSGLRVSCLGLGTWVTFGGQITDEMAEQLMTLAYDNGINLFDTAEVYAAGKAEVVLGNIIKKKGWRRSSLVITTKIFWGGKAETERGLSRKHIIEGLKASLERLQLEYVDVVFANRPDPNTPMEETVRAMTHVINQGMAMYWGTSRWSSMEIMEAYSVARQFNLIPPICEQAEYHMFQREKVEVQLPELFHKIGVGAMTWSPLACGIVSGKYDGGIPPYSRASLKGYQWLKDKILSEEGRRQQAKLKELQAIAERLGCTLPQLAIAWCLRNEGVSSVLLGASNADQLMENIGAIQVLPKLSSSIVHEIDSILGNKPYSKKDYRS; translated from the exons atgTATCCCGAATCCACCACTGACTCCCCAGCGCGACTCTCGCTGCGGCAGACGGGCTCCCCAGGGATGATTTACAG GAACCTCGGGAAGTCTGGGCTGCGTGTGTCCTGCCTGGGTCTGG GAACATGGGTGACTTTCGGAGGGCAGATCACAGATGAG atggcagagcagctgatgACTTTAGCTTATGACAACGGCATTAATCTCTTCGACACGGCAGAAGTCTACGCTGCTGGCAA GGCCGAGGTGGTGCTGGGAAATATCATCAAGAAGAAAGGGTGGAG ACGGTCCAGCCTGGTCATCACCACCAAAATCTTCTGGGGAGGAAA GGCCGAGACAGAGAGGGGCCTGTCCCGAAAACACATCATAGAAG gtcTGAAGGCATCTCTGGAGCGGCTGCAGCTGGAGTACGTGGACGTGGTGTTTGCCAACCGGCCCGACCCCAACACGCCGATGGAAG AGACAGTGCGAGCCATGACCCATGTCATCAACCAGGGGATGGCCATGTACTGGGGGACCTCGCGCTGGAGCTCCATGGAGATCATG GAGGCGTACTCGGTGGCCCGGCAGTTCAACCTGATTCCACCGATCTGCGAGCAGGCCGAGTACCACATGTTCCAGCGGGAAAAGGTGGAGgtgcagctccctgagctcttCCACAAGATAG gtgttGGAGCCATGACCTGGTCCCCACTGGCCTGTGGCATCGTCTCGGGGAAGTACGATGGGGGCATCCCCCCCTACTCCCGTGCCTCGCTGAAG GGATACCAGTGGCTGAAGGATAAGATCCTGAGTGAAGAGGGCCGGCGGCAGCAGGCaaagctgaaggagctgcaggccaTCGCTGAGCGCCTGGGCTGCACCCTGCCCCAGCTTGCCATCG cctggtgccTGCGCAACGAGGGTGTCAGCTCCGTCTTACTGGGGGCCTCCAATGCCGACCAGCTGATGGAGAATATCGGAGCAATACAG GTCCTTCCAAAGCTGTCGTCTTCCATCGTCCACGAGATCGATAGCATCCTGGGCAACAAACCATACAGCAAGAAGGACTACAGATCCTAA
- the KCNAB2 gene encoding voltage-gated potassium channel subunit beta-2 isoform X2 produces MYPESTTDSPARLSLRQTGSPGMIYSARYGSPKRQLQFYRNLGKSGLRVSCLGLGTWVTFGGQITDEMAEQLMTLAYDNGINLFDTAEVYAAGKAEVVLGNIIKKKGWRRSSLVITTKIFWGGKAETERGLSRKHIIEGLKASLERLQLEYVDVVFANRPDPNTPMEETVRAMTHVINQGMAMYWGTSRWSSMEIMEAYSVARQFNLIPPICEQAEYHMFQREKVEVQLPELFHKIGVGAMTWSPLACGIVSGKYDGGIPPYSRASLKGYQWLKDKILSEEGRRQQAKLKELQAIAERLGCTLPQLAIAWCLRNEGVSSVLLGASNADQLMENIGAIQVLPKLSSSIVHEIDSILGNKPYSKKDYRS; encoded by the exons atgTATCCCGAATCCACCACTGACTCCCCAGCGCGACTCTCGCTGCGGCAGACGGGCTCCCCAGGGATGATTTACAG CGCGAGATACGGGAGCCCCAAGCGCCAGCTCCAGTTCTACAG GAACCTCGGGAAGTCTGGGCTGCGTGTGTCCTGCCTGGGTCTGG GAACATGGGTGACTTTCGGAGGGCAGATCACAGATGAG atggcagagcagctgatgACTTTAGCTTATGACAACGGCATTAATCTCTTCGACACGGCAGAAGTCTACGCTGCTGGCAA GGCCGAGGTGGTGCTGGGAAATATCATCAAGAAGAAAGGGTGGAG ACGGTCCAGCCTGGTCATCACCACCAAAATCTTCTGGGGAGGAAA GGCCGAGACAGAGAGGGGCCTGTCCCGAAAACACATCATAGAAG gtcTGAAGGCATCTCTGGAGCGGCTGCAGCTGGAGTACGTGGACGTGGTGTTTGCCAACCGGCCCGACCCCAACACGCCGATGGAAG AGACAGTGCGAGCCATGACCCATGTCATCAACCAGGGGATGGCCATGTACTGGGGGACCTCGCGCTGGAGCTCCATGGAGATCATG GAGGCGTACTCGGTGGCCCGGCAGTTCAACCTGATTCCACCGATCTGCGAGCAGGCCGAGTACCACATGTTCCAGCGGGAAAAGGTGGAGgtgcagctccctgagctcttCCACAAGATAG gtgttGGAGCCATGACCTGGTCCCCACTGGCCTGTGGCATCGTCTCGGGGAAGTACGATGGGGGCATCCCCCCCTACTCCCGTGCCTCGCTGAAG GGATACCAGTGGCTGAAGGATAAGATCCTGAGTGAAGAGGGCCGGCGGCAGCAGGCaaagctgaaggagctgcaggccaTCGCTGAGCGCCTGGGCTGCACCCTGCCCCAGCTTGCCATCG cctggtgccTGCGCAACGAGGGTGTCAGCTCCGTCTTACTGGGGGCCTCCAATGCCGACCAGCTGATGGAGAATATCGGAGCAATACAG GTCCTTCCAAAGCTGTCGTCTTCCATCGTCCACGAGATCGATAGCATCCTGGGCAACAAACCATACAGCAAGAAGGACTACAGATCCTAA
- the KCNAB2 gene encoding voltage-gated potassium channel subunit beta-2 isoform X1, with protein MQVSFVCSEHSIKSRSAEDRLNRQNAGSPSLGTRGKFRAVAMVARSLGQLSVQNAPSSSDSSVKQPGMKYRNLGKSGLRVSCLGLGTWVTFGGQITDEMAEQLMTLAYDNGINLFDTAEVYAAGKAEVVLGNIIKKKGWRRSSLVITTKIFWGGKAETERGLSRKHIIEGLKASLERLQLEYVDVVFANRPDPNTPMEETVRAMTHVINQGMAMYWGTSRWSSMEIMEAYSVARQFNLIPPICEQAEYHMFQREKVEVQLPELFHKIGVGAMTWSPLACGIVSGKYDGGIPPYSRASLKGYQWLKDKILSEEGRRQQAKLKELQAIAERLGCTLPQLAIAWCLRNEGVSSVLLGASNADQLMENIGAIQVLPKLSSSIVHEIDSILGNKPYSKKDYRS; from the exons ATGCAGGTCTCCTTTGTGTGCTCCGAGCACAGCATCAAGAGCCGGAGCGCCGAGGACCGGCTGAACCGACAGAATGCCGGCAGCCCCAGCCTCGGCACCCGCGGCAAGTTCCGCGCCGTGGCCATGGTGGCCcgcagcctggggcagctctcGGTGCAGAACGCCCCTTCCTCCAGCGACTCCAGCGTCAAGCAGCCGGGGATGAAATACCG GAACCTCGGGAAGTCTGGGCTGCGTGTGTCCTGCCTGGGTCTGG GAACATGGGTGACTTTCGGAGGGCAGATCACAGATGAG atggcagagcagctgatgACTTTAGCTTATGACAACGGCATTAATCTCTTCGACACGGCAGAAGTCTACGCTGCTGGCAA GGCCGAGGTGGTGCTGGGAAATATCATCAAGAAGAAAGGGTGGAG ACGGTCCAGCCTGGTCATCACCACCAAAATCTTCTGGGGAGGAAA GGCCGAGACAGAGAGGGGCCTGTCCCGAAAACACATCATAGAAG gtcTGAAGGCATCTCTGGAGCGGCTGCAGCTGGAGTACGTGGACGTGGTGTTTGCCAACCGGCCCGACCCCAACACGCCGATGGAAG AGACAGTGCGAGCCATGACCCATGTCATCAACCAGGGGATGGCCATGTACTGGGGGACCTCGCGCTGGAGCTCCATGGAGATCATG GAGGCGTACTCGGTGGCCCGGCAGTTCAACCTGATTCCACCGATCTGCGAGCAGGCCGAGTACCACATGTTCCAGCGGGAAAAGGTGGAGgtgcagctccctgagctcttCCACAAGATAG gtgttGGAGCCATGACCTGGTCCCCACTGGCCTGTGGCATCGTCTCGGGGAAGTACGATGGGGGCATCCCCCCCTACTCCCGTGCCTCGCTGAAG GGATACCAGTGGCTGAAGGATAAGATCCTGAGTGAAGAGGGCCGGCGGCAGCAGGCaaagctgaaggagctgcaggccaTCGCTGAGCGCCTGGGCTGCACCCTGCCCCAGCTTGCCATCG cctggtgccTGCGCAACGAGGGTGTCAGCTCCGTCTTACTGGGGGCCTCCAATGCCGACCAGCTGATGGAGAATATCGGAGCAATACAG GTCCTTCCAAAGCTGTCGTCTTCCATCGTCCACGAGATCGATAGCATCCTGGGCAACAAACCATACAGCAAGAAGGACTACAGATCCTAA